One genomic segment of Jaculus jaculus isolate mJacJac1 chromosome 2, mJacJac1.mat.Y.cur, whole genome shotgun sequence includes these proteins:
- the Otud6b gene encoding deubiquitinase OTUD6B isoform X3, protein MMSQEKKAALEKEREERIAEAEIENLSGARHIESEKLAQILSARELQIKQIPSDGHCMYRAIEDQLKEQDCALTVVALRRQTAEYMQSHAEDFLPFLTNPNTGEMYTPEEFGKYCEDIVNTAAWGGQLELRALSHILRTPIEIIQADSPPIVVGEEYPKNPLVLVYMRHAYGLGEHYNSVTQLVHTATENCS, encoded by the exons ATGATGTCTCAG gaaaaaaaagctGCATTGGAAAAGGAGCGAGAAGAAAGGATAGCTGAAGCTGAAATTGAGAACTTATCTGGAGCCAGACATATAGAAAGTGAAAAGCTTGCTCAAATACTATCAGCTAGAGAGTTGCAAATTAAGCAGATTCCATCTGATGGCCACTGTATGTACAGAGCCATTGAGGACCAACTGAAGGAGCAGGACTGTGCCCTGACCGTGGTGGCCTTACGAAGGCAGACTGCTGAATACATGCAAAGCCATGCAGAGGACTTCCTGCCATTTCTAACGAACCCTAACACAGGGGAGATGTACACACCAG AAGAGTTTGGAAAGTACTGTGAAGATATTGTAAACACAGCTGCATGGGGAGGTCAGCTTGAG cTAAGAGCTCTGTCTCATATTTTAAGAACACCAATAGAGATAATACAGGCAGACTCTCCTCCTATTGTAGTTGGCGAAGAATATCCAAAAAATCCTTTAGTACTTGT ATATATGAGACATGCGTATGGCTTAGGAGAACATTATAATTCTGTTACACAGTTGGTGCACACAGCTACTGAAAATTGCAGCTAG